The nucleotide window TAACATATTACCTTTAGTTTTGAGTATGCAcaaataaatacttaaatttgtataaaattaaataaatagacgAATTCGTCGTATGTGTACTATGTCAGGTAGGATATGTATGTTTACTGGTtcaatttatacaagtttaagtatctaTTTGTGCACATACAAAGTGAAGGGCATAGTTATCCGCTCAATTCAAATTaagagtcatgtttatgtattatgttgtttgtatatttacaaaatatagcatatatattatatttgtgtAAGAGAATAGAACATTGTATATGTTACAAgcaaaatatattgtattggcACACTTCAATACACTTTATAGTAATTATCCTTTATCACAAATTAAGAATTTGGAATTATCTtaatttttcgtatgtattaattcatgattttttagaaTATGTGTGATCGATTATGTTTGAGCTTAAATTTTGTGCATCCATTGATTACGACCTCGAAAGATGCATATcgtttttttgaaatttatgttaCGAACTAGGAATTTAGGATTATCTCAATTTTTCGAGTGTATTAGAGAATTATTTTTCCCAAATTTGTGTGATCGTCTCTGTTTGTTCATAAATATTGTTGCTCCATTGATGATGACTTATTAAATGAATATtcattgttttcaaaagacgGACGTCACTTTTTTTGAAGTTTGTGTTACAAAATAAGACTTCTAGattatctcaattttttgtaATGTTGTGGCCAGCTTTGTTTGAGCTTAAATTTTATGGATCCATTGGAGACAATATATTGACCACGCTATTTAGGACTTTATGTGTTACAAAAAAGAATTTCAGAAATATCTTTGATAATTCATGTGTATAAAACCATAacttttctaaaatatatgtGATCGACTATGTTTGAGCCCAAATTTTATGTGCTCATTATTATGACCTATCAAATAATACtcattaatttttcaaaaacataccTCTCTTATTTTGGAGTTTGTATCCcaaatcaaaaattgaaaattactaatccattaatttttcaaaaacagaCCTCtcttattttcaattttttgtatgtACTAATCCATGAATTTACTACAATGTGTAACCAACCATAACAGTCACTTTTTCAAGTTTGTATCACAGATAGAAATTTAAGATTATCTCAATTTTTGTGTataaattcatgaattttcCGAAATATGTATGACAATAGTTTGTTTAAGCTCAATTTTGGTGCTTCCATTGGTTTTATGACAATTACCTGAGCTCCAAAGTACCAAGTAACATGACATGCCTCgacaaaattacttttttttataaccgagaaatAATGTCTGTGATCCACCCTTCAGACCAATCACAACCTCAACAAAATTACTAACATCaaatatacatgaaaaatttCCAACTGCACACAGCAAAGGTGCTTTGTCTATTAGACAACACAATAATATACATTTTATTATGTTACAGTATGAATTTCAGAATTAATGAGATCACTAACAAGACAGAGACAACAACAATACAACCAAAACAGAAAGGGCAGAGATGAGTACAATAACGATACCTCGAAGTAATACAGTACGTGAGAAACCTATACGCTATAATACACAAAGGATATACAGATGATGGGGAGTGTTGCAGCTTCCGTTTTGCAATTAGTTCCATGGAGGAGATGAAGATTTGTACATAGGTTGATGAGATGTTGATCCATAGTTTAGGTCAAGGTTATGGAGTTGTTCCATCAGCTGAGAGCGTCTTTCCTTGAAGAAGTCGAGACGTGTTGTTAGTTCAACCAAAGTGGAAGATGCAGCCGAAGGGTGTCGTGTATAATCCATAACCTGCTAAAATAATGGTCAAAAGACCACACAAAACATTTCAGCAGATGTACTAACTTCATCTTAAAAGAAGTGTCAACTCTATGGTGTATATTTCTACTATTCTCATACGGCGAAATTGAAAAGTGATACAAGCAAATCGTGGTCCAAATTTGGCTAAAGTGGCATTTATGGGTGTAAACCATGGGAAACCAGGGTTCAAATCTCTACCTAAGCCTTGGTGAACAAAATTACCCGATACTTATACTAGTGAGGTGTGGAACAGTCAAGTCGAGGTGAGCACAAGCTACCATCTATAGAAATGATCTAGCAAAATTGTGATGTATTATCTCTACATCAGTGGGGTCATCCATATGTGCTGATGTGTTGGAGCCTTCGTGTGCCCACTCATGCATGCTTTTGTGTGAGAACAAAAAGATGAAGTTTTCACTTGTTACCTCAGTGGCCTTTGAAGTGGGATGCAGGGGGGAAGAATCAACAGCATCGCATTCACCCACAGACCGACCTGTTGATGCTTCAGTACTCTTAGAATCACTTAAGCTTGTCTCTCGGAGTTGTTTCCGAGCAGGCTGCCTAATACCAGAGGTGGATGTCAGTACTTGTCCTTTCATATTCCTCAAATCTGATCCCAGCAATTCCTGCATCGTTTTGGAACGATCACCATATGAGAAAATTCTATAAACTACAAACATAGAATCAACAAATCAATTTACAACTCCACAGCCTAGAATCTAGAACGTTTGCATTTAATTTAACTTCTttataaatgaaagaaaatctCGCAACTTCCAGCATCTAAAACATCATAATTTGCATctacttctcttttctttcaagaataaataaattagtcaGAAAAACATTCACATGTTTCAAGTTCGTAGAGCTCAGTCATAACAACTCTTTCAATATCTTAAAACCCTTTCAGTTTTCTGCAAATTCCAAATGAAAAACCAAGAATTGAAATCTCAGAAAAAAATTATAGCATGCTCCCTGGATGATATGGATGAGGTTTAAGACTGCATTCATTTACATAAATCCACTTTCATCTTTTCTTCTGATAAGCCATCACGTTTAGCGGTAAAAGTATTGAACTTTTGAAGCAGGAATCAAGGGAAGAAGATCTTTTGAATTAGCtcacaaattatataaaaagtaagATAAAGGGCAAAGGAATCTATTCACAAAAAGCAGTCTCTCCACACAAGActacaaaaacaaaacataGTCTTGACAATTCAGACAATGGCACTTGATCACACAATAGAACTAAAAAGGAATAAAGACCAGCATAACAGGGAGgggagaaagagaaagaagtcattaAGGGATATAcagtatgaaaaaaatacaataatacgcAACTTAATAGCTCAAAAACACATCACTGACAGCATGACCAAGAATGTGCAAAACCAAAGAGGATGCTGCATGTTTGACTTTTACCACGGAGACATAATTCGAAAAGAAATGTGTAAAGGCCAAAATTGTTAATACAAAATGCATGACCACTTATATGCTTTATataaaacccaatatatacagGAGGACAAAATTACCTCATTTCTTTGTCTTCTTTCATGATTACAGAAAGCGAGTGTCGTGTCAAAATCTTGCTGGTAATATTTCCTACAGACGGAGAATACACTTGGTAAGTAAAGAGAacttaatcaaaatataaatattcaaaGAAACGGAAAGTGCATGCAATGCTCCATCTAGGATCACTTCCGTCGTTCTCTTTGGAAAGGGACAGTGCATCTGTGTACTCTTAACATGAATGCCGTACaacaaaaaaacagaaaaaaaaaaatcagctgCTATATATGAAAGCCTTGAATATTTCATGTAGATAAAGAAATAACAATGCAGAGATAAATGTACATCTTAGAAAAAACATATGTCTGCTTGTGCTTATGGCATACCCAATGTGTGTTGAGTAGCTAGAAATTGAAAACCCACAACATCCACCACTAGACTACATAATTAAAACTTATTAAGACCTGTACGTTATAAGACAAGCACTTCTCAGTCAAATTTACTACGATAGAATGACATCAAGTACGTCAAAATGCAGTACTTGAGAGTATTTAGAATTGAAGCTAATCATCAAGTACGAAGCAATCCTATATTTTCACATACAGGGACTGTCAGATATGATATATATCACTACGCTTAGTGTCGCACATTGAAAATTAAGTACTTGGTACTGTGGAAAGTATGCATATAATAAGGGCTTTGTGTAAGACAAGAATGTTGCGCATCTTAATAGTACTCTCCCGCATCTTTATTTCTCACTGGGACATATTGATTCTTTATTTCTACAACATACCCAGTgcaatcccacaagtggggtctaggaAGGGTGGGGTGTATTGGTTCTTAATTTTTATGccctaaaaaatctttttcttaTCCTTTTCCTACTGATTTACCAAGAGCTATCATGACAATCAATTATTGGCAGCATCACTAGCAGTTGCAATGGTTCAAGTGGTTTTCTGGTTATAACAAGGAATAAGAAAAGATATCATTAGCTTGGGAAACACTTGGTGCtggaattaaaatttgatttataGTTTAGATAGTCATGTTGACATGATAAAATGGAACAGCCCATGATCAAAATGGAATTCTCTTCTAGTCAGTTATAAACAACAATATCTTCTCAATTATTGCATTTGCATGCCACTAAGAAGCACTTGAAATTGAAACAAGGACACTtgaaaaagtacaaaaaaactgaaattacaCTCACAACTGAGAATTATGGTTTGGCCCATTTTGATAACGATCACAAGCATCAGCTAATGAGCCATAATGATGCTGCCGTTGCTGATTAAGTTGATTGTGCAACTCAGCAACCTTCTGCTTTAATCTAGCCACATCTGCTTCCGCAAGGGCTATTTCTTCAAGCTCAGCCCTAGTCTTCATAAAAGTAAAATGCCTTATTAGAAATAGAGCAAATCAATGGGAAGGAAAATGCCAACAGTTACTAGATCATCACTACAACCTTGGAATCCATAGCACGAGAACCTGACAACTGTCCAGAAGACATGCTCAAACCAACTTCTAGTGCAGCTCTCAAGTCTCTCTCAGCTTGTAACTGTTCTTGTAGTCTAGCCACCTTCATAAAAGTTACATGTGGTTTAataatttaccaaaaaaaagtgTGAACTTGTGAGTGCAAAAACTTCAGCCTACAAAGTGCAGAACACATCTTAAGAAGAATTAGGAATCATACTAGAGTAGCAAAACCAGCTATATTTACAGTTGTGACCAAAAGATGAAAACTTGGACAAAGTAGAGAAGAAACAGATGATTAGTAGGGATATTAGTCAACAGCAGCCAACTAACCACataaaataagggaaaaaagattttttgaaaattacaatTGATATGCATATATAGAAAGGAAAAGAAGTAATAGGTTATAAGGAATCATGCAATGCAATTGAGTTTTGTAGTTGCTACATTATTAAAGagagaataaataaattagcttaaaTGGACAACACTTTGTGGTCTTATCAGGGAGTAATTACTCTCATACATCTTGTTCAAGGGCCAAGCGACGCTCGTGCAAAGCTTGTTTTCGTCTCTCCAGGCTTGCTTGTAGAATCGCATTTCCTCTTGCCTAACACAGGTTAAAAGTAAATGGACTTAGCAAAGAAGAGAATGAAACTCatgaattataaaataaaacacaaaCTGGGATCTATACCTCCTTCGCAATCCTATGGCGCAAGTCATTTTTTGTTATCTCAAGTCTCTGTATAGCAAGCCTGTTGACATGTCAAAAAGGCCCATCTTAGAGACTTCGAATGACAAAAGGATGAAACAAGGTGAAACTAACAATGTACTTTGCCCAAAAACTCATTCATAGAGGCCATCTTCTAAAGTTTATAACCCACAAACAAGCTTTGAAACAGGAAATTTAGTGTCACTCCAACTTACCTGAAGCATTGTCTCTTCTAGTGTTGAATTACAGAGAGgatacaaatcaaaagaaaacaaaatttaaattgaacGGCACAGAGAAATAGATGAGCATTGAGTCAATGAAATATCAATGCAGAAATTGTCAGCTAGCAGGATACAAGCATAATATGCATATTTGCAAAAATAGTAGGTGCTGACATCAGATGGCATTGGTACACTGACAAACCAATGCAGCAATTTCCAAATAGCACGATATAACAAGTAAAAAGATGCCTACTTGCACAAACATTTCATTTAAATAAAAGCATTATTTTAATCGCACAATGTCCCCCTCCTTTTGTTTCATTAGATTAGAGATCATAATTTTTTGATAGGAAGAATACCTAAAACCTCCCTAAACTTGGCACATTTAATTCAGAGCACACCAAAACTTTGCATTGTCATAATCACCTTGCCTCACCCCCACCCTGAACTTGACTATTTATTAGTATCTTCCTTCTACTAGTTTAGTTGAAGGACAAAAGACTGGTCTAAATTCAGCTACACAACTATTTAAGGTATTATCATTTATTACTACTTGACCAATCACCAATCTACCGCTCCCACATCACAGAATCTTGTCTTTCTCCCAACTTTGACCTAAAACAAGATATACAATTTATTGATAATTAAACCATCTAGatataaaagaatttaaaatccTTTTTGGTACCATAGAGACACCCGTTCATAATTCTTCTTCAATCAAGATGGAGTCATTTCAATCAACtcaaattctaaaataagtCTCTAAATACCAGGAGAGAGAAGAAGCCTTACTCTTCCTCTCCAGAAGAATCAATTGATTCTGTTGATGGAGTACTTCTACCCTGTGCAAAAGTAACAATCAGAGGATTAGATTCCTTATTCAGCAATCATGATACATCTATTGAAGCAGACAAGTTATCctatttatatttgttataaTAGATACAGAAGCAGATGTATATATTCAATGATCTTATCCAATTTAATCTCAACTCTTCACAGATGACGAGGGTACTGATGTGTTTTCCACAGATAATAATGTTTATGAATGACAATCCCATCTTAATCAGCAAGCACATTACGCTGTTGTCACCATTATGTCCACAAGAAATGAGTACAGGTATGCTAACCCATCTTACATATCCTAATCACCAGCTCTATCAAAATGAAGTCACAGTTCAAACTTATAGGATCTAGTGTAGGCTATTCTAGACATGAGAAAATCTGTGGATTTTTCACATCAATCCTAGCATGAATAAAACGGTACCTGCTCCTGAATACTTTATGCAATAAAAATCAACATTCTAATTGCAATCATGGAATTAATGCCTCATATTTTGCACTAAGAACATAGTGTATTCATCGGAAAATGAAGTTCACAAATAAATGCTAACACTCACATTGCTTCTCCCCCAAAATGTTGACCTTTTGGCATTCTGGTTTGAAGGTGTTAGCTTGCCACTCGGTTTCTCTATGCCAGAATCAGGTACAGGGACACCCAGGGGTGGCCCAGGATCCATAGATGAGAGTATCTCACCCATGGATCGCTGAGACTCAGTAACAGCTAATTCGCGAAAAGCGTTTATCTCATTTCCACGTCTTTCCAATTGTTCATGCAATGGGACATTAGAGCCTGCAAGTGGCTGAGGGTCCACTTTTGGTTTCAATTTCACTCCTTGTAAACAACCATCTCTTGGAGATCCAATATCTGAGTCATTCCCTCCAACCCCCTGTGCAGAAAATCAACACAATGCAAATAAATACTCACAGAACATAGCACACAGAGACTATAGGGGTTCTAAATTCCTCATAGTCCATCTAAGAAATTTAACAATTACAAGGCCAGATGACACAAATATCAAAGTAACTTTCTCTGAGTTTCTACCAACTTATTATGGAGTTATTTTTCATGCGTACATGATTAAGGAGTAATAATGGACACACTGCCATTA belongs to Solanum stenotomum isolate F172 chromosome 1, ASM1918654v1, whole genome shotgun sequence and includes:
- the LOC125849217 gene encoding rho GTPase-activating protein 7-like isoform X5 encodes the protein MGQDGIFRNDASDSFEGSFHQWKDKHPVKSFVVGRPILLALEDIDGGPSFLEKALKFLEKYGTKVEGILRQSADVEEVERRVKEYEEGKTEFGPGEDAHVIGDCVKHVLRELPSSPVPASCCTALLEAYKIDRKEARVNAMRSAILETFPDPNRRLLQRILKMMHTISSHHSENRMTPSAVAACMAPLLLRPLLAGECELEDDFDFNGDNSAQLLAAANAANNAQAIITTLLEEYENIFDDDNLHRCSISADSQIGHSGSEESSDNENMDMKDNGYHDAENEVDPDTDDDCDRILSGKLSESSGSAASDLYDYKGVGGNDSDIGSPRDGCLQGVKLKPKVDPQPLAGSNVPLHEQLERRGNEINAFRELAVTESQRSMGEILSSMDPGPPLGVPVPDSGIEKPSGKLTPSNQNAKRSTFWGRSNGRSTPSTESIDSSGEEELAIQRLEITKNDLRHRIAKEARGNAILQASLERRKQALHERRLALEQDVARLQEQLQAERDLRAALEVGLSMSSGQLSGSRAMDSKTRAELEEIALAEADVARLKQKVAELHNQLNQQRQHHYGSLADACDRYQNGPNHNSQLKYYQQDFDTTLAFCNHERRQRNEELLGSDLRNMKGQVLTSTSGIRQPARKQLRETSLSDSKSTEASTGRSVGECDAVDSSPLHPTSKATEQVMDYTRHPSAASSTLVELTTRLDFFKERRSQLMEQLHNLDLNYGSTSHQPMYKSSSPPWN